One window of the Strix uralensis isolate ZFMK-TIS-50842 chromosome 3, bStrUra1, whole genome shotgun sequence genome contains the following:
- the MARCKS gene encoding myristoylated alanine-rich C-kinase substrate translates to MGAQFSKTAAKGEASAEKPGEAVAASPSKANGQENGHVKVNGDASPAAAEAGKEEVQANGSAPAEETGKEEAASSEPASEKDAAEAESTEPASPAEGESSPKTEEGATPSSSSETPKKKKKRFSFKKSFKLSGFSFKKNKKEAGEGAESEGGAAAAAAEGGKEEAASPEAAGSEEGKAAAEEACAAAAGSAEAAKEEAGDSQEAKSDEAAPEKAAGEEAPAAAAEEQQPPPQQQQAEGKAKAAAEEAAGAGAATSEAGSGDQESAPAEEPAPARQEPPSESSPEGPAAESAE, encoded by the exons ATGGGTGCCCAGTTCTCCAAGACCGCTGCAAAGGGCGAAGCCTCCGCCGAGAAACCTGGGGAAGCAGTGGCTGCATCTCCATCCAAGGCGAATggacag GAGAACGGCCACGTGAAGGTGAACGGCGACGCCTCCcccgcggcggcggaggcgggcaAGGAGGAGGTGCAGGCCAACGGCAGCGCGCCCGCCGAGGAGACGGGCAAGGAGGAGGCGGCCTCGTCGGAGCCCGCCTCCGAGAAGGACGCGGCCGAGGCGGAGAGCACCGAGCCGGCCTCCCCGGCGGAGGGCGAGTCCTCCCCCAAGACTGAGGAGGGCGCGACCCCCTCGTCCAGCAGCGAGAccccgaaaaaaaaaaagaagcgcTTTTCCTTCAAGAAGTCCTTTAAGCTCAGCGGCTTCTCCTTCAAGAAGAACAAGAAGGAGGCCGGCGAGGGGGCCGAGAGCGagggcggcgccgccgccgccgcggcggaggGCGGGAAGGAGGAGGCGGCGTCCCCCGAGGCGGCGGGCAGCGAGGAGGGCAAGGCCGCCGCCGAGGAGGCCTGtgcggccgccgccggcagcgccgaGGCGGCGAAGGAGGAGGCGGGGGACTCGCAGGAGGCCAAATCGGACGAGGCCGCCCCCGAGAAGGCGGCGGGAGAAgaggccccggcggcggcggccgaggagcagcagccgccgccgcagcagcagcaggcggAGGGGAAGGCgaaggcggcggcggaggaggcggcgggcgccGGCGCCGCCACGAGCGAGGCGGGCAGCGGCGATCAGGAGTCGGCCCCCGCGGAGGAGCCGGCGCCGGCGCGGCAGGAGCCCCCCTCCGAGAGCAGTCCGGAGGGACCCGCCGCCGAGTCGGCGGAGtaa